One window of the Spirochaetia bacterium 38H-sp genome contains the following:
- the pyrH gene encoding UMP kinase — protein METVVISLGGSIVVPDNIDIDFIKSFYHLIASHLEKNKELRFILVVGGGGPARKYQNAYREITGKNNSDAQDWIGIAATRLNAQLIKAVFYNECKDPVVTDPTEELNFTGKILIAAGWKPGFSTDFDAVVLGERFGAKEILNLSNIEMLYSEDPRKNPKAKKISSISWNDFISMIGEEWTPGKNVPFDPVAAKKAKELGMKVILASGRNLENLSNILDKKEFTGTIIQ, from the coding sequence ATGGAAACCGTAGTAATATCCCTGGGTGGCTCCATTGTAGTTCCCGACAACATCGATATCGATTTTATAAAATCCTTTTATCACCTCATAGCCTCTCATCTTGAAAAAAACAAAGAGCTAAGGTTTATCCTAGTTGTGGGAGGAGGAGGCCCGGCAAGAAAATATCAGAATGCCTACAGAGAAATAACAGGGAAAAACAACTCTGATGCTCAAGATTGGATAGGTATAGCTGCCACAAGACTTAATGCACAACTTATAAAAGCTGTTTTTTACAACGAATGCAAAGACCCCGTGGTAACAGATCCTACGGAAGAACTCAACTTTACAGGGAAAATACTAATAGCAGCCGGCTGGAAACCAGGATTTTCCACTGATTTTGATGCCGTAGTACTTGGAGAAAGATTTGGAGCAAAAGAAATTTTAAACCTTTCCAACATAGAAATGCTGTATAGTGAAGACCCCAGAAAAAATCCCAAGGCAAAAAAAATCTCTTCCATAAGCTGGAATGATTTTATATCCATGATAGGAGAAGAGTGGACACCCGGCAAAAACGTTCCTTTTGACCCTGTTGCTGCAAAAAAAGCAAAAGAACTCGGAATGAAGGTAATACTTGCGTCAGGAAGAAATTTGGAAAATCTTTCTAATATTCTAGACAAAAAAGAATTTACAGGCACTATAATACAATAA
- a CDS encoding UvrB/UvrC motif-containing protein has protein sequence MDISYILESWPYDPEDNVRIIKTTDNRDVVQVRLPYGIEQYELTNRPDGLKPDGFLSYLDKVKAALSEYVKINGSLDGFFLSADDFRALEEEATLYYYRYVHLFKLGEFEFVVADTGHNIDILEMVRSYYSGDDKINMLQYSPYIIRMHSVASAMLLLREQDIVSAERVLKDALDMIYSTPDEDSPIYFFEKLRSVSYINSFVSQLKDMEPDPLEELKRQLKLAIEKENYEKAAEIRDRLRRLSSDSSH, from the coding sequence ATGGATATAAGCTATATATTGGAATCTTGGCCATATGATCCTGAAGATAATGTGAGAATAATAAAGACAACTGATAACAGAGATGTTGTTCAGGTTAGGCTCCCTTATGGAATAGAGCAGTATGAACTTACAAATAGGCCTGACGGTCTTAAACCTGATGGGTTTCTTTCTTATCTGGATAAGGTAAAAGCTGCCTTGTCAGAATATGTAAAAATCAATGGGAGTTTAGATGGTTTTTTTCTTAGTGCGGATGATTTCCGTGCTTTGGAAGAAGAAGCTACTCTGTATTATTATAGATATGTCCATCTTTTTAAGCTTGGAGAATTTGAGTTTGTAGTTGCGGATACTGGGCATAATATAGATATATTGGAAATGGTGAGGAGTTATTATTCTGGAGATGACAAAATAAATATGCTGCAATATTCTCCTTACATTATAAGAATGCATTCTGTAGCTTCTGCCATGCTTTTGTTGAGAGAGCAGGATATTGTAAGCGCAGAAAGAGTGTTAAAGGATGCACTTGATATGATATATTCTACCCCGGACGAAGATTCTCCCATCTATTTTTTTGAGAAGCTTAGATCCGTATCCTATATCAATTCTTTTGTTTCTCAGCTCAAAGATATGGAACCAGATCCTCTGGAGGAGTTAAAGAGGCAGCTTAAACTTGCTATAGAAAAGGAAAACTATGAAAAAGCTGCTGAGATAAGAGATAGATTAAGACGACTGTCTTCTGATTCTTCCCATTGA
- a CDS encoding outer-membrane lipoprotein carrier protein LolA → MFLFVFSVFSQDVVTAEDFFSALSDRYAQLKDYVVDIVITKEDDVMKGTLYYKHPDRLRIDFSEPEDQVIVANRKELYIYVPSERIVLQQTLSKGSSLSVVTSKGLSILDDYYYKAYLFSPDYVPLDEDTEGNGASAEQVIKLKLTWKTTDVGYRSLVISVAKDGYIRRIEGVTIDYEKIQFDFINLRANQNIPESRFEYETPASANVYYNFLFDSE, encoded by the coding sequence ATGTTTTTATTTGTTTTTTCGGTATTTTCTCAGGATGTTGTAACTGCGGAAGATTTTTTTTCTGCTTTGTCTGACAGATATGCACAGCTCAAAGATTATGTTGTTGATATCGTTATTACAAAAGAAGACGATGTGATGAAAGGTACTCTATATTACAAGCATCCTGATAGGCTTAGAATAGATTTTTCAGAGCCTGAAGATCAGGTCATTGTTGCAAATAGAAAAGAACTATATATATATGTGCCTTCGGAAAGGATTGTTCTTCAACAGACTTTATCAAAAGGAAGCAGTTTGTCTGTAGTAACTTCCAAAGGTTTGTCTATTCTTGATGATTATTACTATAAAGCATATCTTTTTAGTCCTGATTATGTTCCTCTTGATGAGGATACGGAGGGAAACGGAGCCTCTGCAGAACAGGTTATAAAGCTTAAGCTCACATGGAAAACTACGGATGTAGGATATCGCTCTCTTGTCATAAGTGTCGCAAAAGATGGATATATAAGAAGAATAGAGGGTGTGACTATTGATTATGAGAAGATACAATTTGATTTTATTAATCTAAGAGCAAATCAGAATATTCCGGAATCCAGGTTTGAGTATGAGACTCCTGCTTCTGCAAACGTTTACTATAATTTTTTATTTGATTCCGAATAA